One window from the genome of Sphaerotilus microaerophilus encodes:
- a CDS encoding 2-keto-4-pentenoate hydratase, producing MPDAPTCLSERVAAAADALVAARRSRRPIPTLTTHWPDLNESDAYAIARATEALLAEPRVGYKLGYTSAAMRAQMGVDQPNYGVLTAPTRVVHGGVLPMAELIHPLVEPEIAFVMAADVPDPEQTGAAVASVHAALEIVDTRYEAYRFKAPDNIADNSSAARFVIGPAMALPQGTDLAALPVRLWADGDLLGESGADALGHPLAALTWLAERLLQDGAMLRTGDVVLTGGLTRAYAAQPGMRFSARVSDSAQGGGEVALRFL from the coding sequence ATGCCCGACGCCCCGACCTGCCTTTCCGAGCGCGTTGCCGCCGCCGCCGATGCCCTGGTGGCCGCCCGGCGCAGCCGCCGGCCGATCCCCACCCTGACGACGCACTGGCCGGACCTGAACGAATCCGACGCCTATGCCATCGCCCGGGCCACCGAGGCGCTGCTGGCCGAGCCGCGGGTGGGCTACAAGCTGGGCTACACCAGCGCCGCGATGCGCGCGCAGATGGGCGTGGACCAGCCGAACTACGGCGTGCTGACCGCACCGACCCGGGTGGTTCACGGTGGGGTACTCCCGATGGCGGAGCTGATCCACCCGCTGGTGGAGCCGGAAATCGCCTTCGTGATGGCCGCGGACGTGCCCGATCCCGAACAGACCGGGGCGGCGGTGGCCAGCGTGCATGCGGCGCTGGAGATCGTCGACACCCGCTATGAGGCCTACCGCTTCAAGGCGCCGGACAACATCGCGGACAACTCGTCGGCAGCGCGGTTCGTGATCGGCCCGGCGATGGCGCTGCCCCAGGGCACCGACCTCGCCGCGCTGCCGGTACGGCTGTGGGCAGACGGCGATCTGCTCGGCGAGAGCGGCGCAGACGCCTTGGGCCACCCGCTGGCCGCCCTGACCTGGTTGGCCGAACGCCTGCTTCAGGACGGCGCGATGCTGCGCACTGGCGATGTGGTGCTGACGGGTGGCTTGACGCGCGCATACGCGGCCCAACCCGGCATGCGCTTCTCGGCACGAGTCAGTGACTCGGCGCAGGGTGGTGGCGAAGTCGCGCTGAGATTCCTCTGA
- the hpaI gene encoding 4-hydroxy-2-oxoheptanedioate aldolase, producing the protein MQIPRNTFRDALRAGQAQIGFWLGYTDPNVAESLALCGYDWLLIDGEHAPNDVRQVLEQLRAVAPYPVHPVVRPVQADVALVKQLTDIGAMTLLVPVIDTAEQAALMVQAMRYPPEGIRGVGAALARASRWNQVDGYLKAANEQMCLLVQAETTTAMANLAAIAAVEGVDGVFFGPADLSASMGLIGQPGHPEVQRAILDGIATVRAAGKAPGVLAVDPALAQRYLDAGALFVAVGVDTSMLVQNARERLALFRKS; encoded by the coding sequence ATGCAGATCCCCCGCAACACCTTCCGCGATGCGCTGCGCGCCGGCCAGGCCCAGATCGGCTTCTGGCTGGGCTACACCGACCCGAATGTGGCCGAGTCGCTGGCCCTGTGCGGCTACGACTGGCTGCTGATCGACGGCGAGCACGCCCCCAACGACGTGCGCCAGGTGCTGGAGCAGCTGCGCGCGGTGGCGCCCTACCCGGTGCACCCGGTGGTGCGGCCGGTGCAGGCCGACGTGGCGCTGGTCAAGCAGCTCACCGACATCGGCGCGATGACCCTGCTGGTGCCGGTGATCGACACCGCCGAGCAGGCCGCCCTGATGGTGCAGGCGATGCGCTACCCGCCCGAGGGCATCCGCGGTGTCGGCGCGGCGCTGGCGCGCGCCTCGCGCTGGAACCAGGTGGACGGCTACCTGAAGGCCGCCAACGAGCAGATGTGCCTGCTGGTGCAGGCCGAGACCACCACCGCGATGGCCAACCTCGCCGCCATCGCCGCGGTCGAGGGCGTGGACGGCGTCTTCTTCGGCCCGGCGGACCTGTCGGCCTCGATGGGGCTGATCGGCCAGCCCGGCCACCCGGAGGTGCAGCGCGCCATCCTGGACGGCATCGCCACCGTCCGTGCGGCCGGCAAGGCGCCGGGCGTGCTGGCGGTGGACCCGGCGCTGGCGCAGCGCTACCTGGACGCCGGCGCGCTCTTCGTTGCCGTGGGCGTGGACACCAGCATGCTGGTGCAGAACGCCCGCGAACGCCTGGCGCTGTTCAGGAAGAGCTGA
- the hpaH gene encoding 2-oxo-hept-4-ene-1,7-dioate hydratase produces the protein MLEPALIQQLARQLYEARKTRTPLRHFSKQHPGMTIEDGYAIQREWVKLEQADGRVIKGRKIGLTSRAMQISSQITEPDYAPLMDDMFFETGSDLPFDRFIAPRVEVELAFILGKPLKGPGLTMFDVLAATEYVTPAVEIIDSRIEQFDRDTKVMRKVFDTISDFAANAGIVLGGRPVRPDALDLRWVGAMLFKNGVIEETGLAAAVLNHPATGVAWLGNKIAPYGEQLNAGDVVLAGSFTRPTAAERGDTFHVDYGPLGAIAFRFA, from the coding sequence ATGCTGGAACCTGCCCTGATCCAACAGCTTGCCCGCCAGCTCTACGAGGCGCGCAAGACCCGCACGCCGCTGCGCCACTTCTCGAAGCAGCACCCCGGCATGACCATCGAGGACGGCTATGCCATCCAGCGCGAGTGGGTCAAGCTGGAGCAGGCCGACGGCCGCGTGATCAAGGGCCGCAAGATCGGTCTGACCTCGCGGGCGATGCAGATCTCCAGCCAGATCACCGAGCCGGACTACGCGCCGCTGATGGACGACATGTTCTTCGAGACGGGATCGGACCTGCCCTTCGACCGCTTCATCGCCCCGCGCGTGGAGGTCGAGCTGGCCTTCATCCTTGGCAAGCCCCTGAAGGGCCCGGGCCTGACGATGTTCGACGTGCTCGCCGCCACCGAGTACGTGACCCCGGCGGTGGAGATCATCGACTCGCGCATCGAGCAGTTCGACCGCGACACCAAGGTGATGCGCAAGGTCTTCGACACCATCAGCGACTTCGCCGCCAACGCCGGCATCGTGCTGGGCGGGCGGCCCGTCCGGCCCGATGCGCTGGACCTGCGCTGGGTCGGCGCGATGCTGTTCAAGAACGGTGTCATCGAGGAAACCGGCCTGGCCGCCGCGGTGCTCAACCACCCCGCCACCGGCGTGGCCTGGCTGGGCAACAAGATCGCGCCCTACGGCGAGCAGCTCAACGCCGGCGACGTGGTGCTGGCCGGCTCCTTCACCCGGCCGACGGCGGCCGAGCGCGGCGACACCTTCCACGTCGACTACGGCCCGCTGGGCGCCATCGCCTTCCGTTTCGCCTGA
- a CDS encoding DUF4411 family protein, with amino-acid sequence MQVLDASAVIYAWDNYPPEQLPGIWDWLAEEIRQTRLVIPDVALDEVGHKIPECRAWLRAQQIHILPTSEAVLLEALRLKTLIGVDGERYNPKGVDENDLIIVASARLFGSELISNEARQAGQQVPAKCKIPAVCAMAQVDVRCLNFLEYLKRSGRVFR; translated from the coding sequence GTGCAGGTGCTTGACGCGTCAGCAGTCATCTACGCCTGGGACAACTATCCGCCCGAACAGCTGCCGGGCATATGGGACTGGCTCGCCGAAGAGATCCGCCAGACACGGCTGGTGATCCCTGATGTGGCCTTGGATGAGGTTGGGCACAAAATTCCCGAATGCCGGGCATGGCTGAGGGCGCAGCAGATCCACATCCTGCCGACCAGCGAGGCGGTGCTGCTGGAGGCCCTGCGGCTCAAGACGCTGATCGGCGTCGACGGTGAGCGCTACAACCCCAAGGGGGTGGACGAGAACGACTTGATCATCGTCGCCTCGGCACGGCTGTTCGGCAGCGAGCTGATCTCCAACGAGGCGCGTCAGGCCGGGCAACAAGTTCCCGCCAAGTGCAAGATCCCGGCGGTCTGCGCGATGGCACAAGTCGATGTGCGTTGCCTGAACTTCCTGGAGTACCTTAAGCGGTCGGGGCGAGTCTTCAGGTAG
- a CDS encoding anti-sigma factor: MKLDTAEDRSAAAGEYVLGTLTPDEQQAFERTLAGDGGLRAEVGYWQDRLLGLTRRSPPAERLPIGGWARLEERLIALASRPAGPGPAWPRWWQRLGLWQGLTSVAVAAVLVLGSTLALREALPPAPEIRYVAVLQDPRGGGNGWVVEMTQVRGRDGELRLVPLRADFQVPPGRVLQFWTKAPGAAGPRSLGLVPAGGVTSLPLQQLPDLQPDQLFEITLEPPGGSTLGRPTGPVLYIGRAVALGT; the protein is encoded by the coding sequence ATGAAGCTCGACACCGCTGAGGACCGCAGCGCCGCCGCTGGCGAGTATGTGCTCGGCACCCTCACACCCGATGAGCAGCAGGCCTTCGAGCGCACCCTGGCCGGCGATGGCGGGCTGCGCGCCGAAGTCGGCTACTGGCAGGACCGCCTGCTCGGCCTCACCCGGCGCAGCCCGCCCGCCGAACGCCTGCCGATCGGCGGCTGGGCACGCCTGGAGGAGCGGCTCATCGCGCTGGCGTCCCGGCCGGCCGGGCCAGGTCCGGCGTGGCCGCGCTGGTGGCAGCGCCTGGGCCTCTGGCAGGGCCTGACCAGCGTGGCGGTGGCCGCGGTGCTGGTGCTGGGCAGCACCCTGGCGCTGCGTGAAGCCCTGCCGCCGGCCCCGGAGATCCGCTATGTCGCGGTGCTGCAGGATCCGCGCGGCGGCGGCAACGGCTGGGTGGTGGAGATGACCCAGGTGCGCGGCAGGGATGGCGAGTTGCGCCTGGTGCCGCTGCGCGCGGACTTCCAGGTGCCACCCGGTCGCGTGCTGCAGTTCTGGACCAAGGCCCCGGGTGCGGCCGGCCCCCGCTCGCTCGGCTTGGTACCGGCCGGCGGAGTCACCTCCCTGCCCCTGCAGCAACTGCCGGACCTGCAGCCCGACCAGCTCTTCGAGATCACCCTCGAACCCCCCGGCGGCTCCACCCTCGGCCGCCCGACCGGCCCGGTGCTCTACATCGGGCGGGCGGTGGCGTTGGGCACTTGA
- a CDS encoding toll/interleukin-1 receptor domain-containing protein → MTDVFLSYKRDDEARAGRVVQALQAQGLEVWWDRGLQAGGSWRAQIEAELAAARCVVVLWTHASVGPEGGFVKDEATRGLRRRALVQVLLDRVELPVGFGEEQAIDLIGWGQGLRRSARDPFVLDLAAAIRAKLDGQPAPKPQGPMKRLLHRAMAGGISAGLALAAGAFATNALNLQQHLCTLPLAQPGLSDACGAAGLGGRPHQALRLAQEKEQQAWAALPAGDCAALRRFVGDWPGGLHRPEADARLTARSLTRTERWEPKEVRISQYLSDNKTGATTEARAREQALAAGQRDAEQRCRLYPGGHHRFVGAVAEAGDWSCHREAAGWFCRAQGTAVCRMEERVETELERCGGG, encoded by the coding sequence ATGACCGACGTCTTCCTCTCCTACAAACGCGACGACGAAGCCCGCGCCGGCCGTGTGGTGCAGGCGCTGCAGGCGCAGGGGCTGGAGGTCTGGTGGGACCGGGGGCTGCAGGCTGGCGGGAGCTGGCGCGCGCAGATCGAGGCCGAACTGGCTGCGGCGCGCTGTGTGGTGGTGCTGTGGACCCACGCCTCGGTGGGGCCAGAGGGCGGCTTCGTGAAGGACGAGGCCACCCGCGGGCTCAGGCGCCGGGCGCTGGTGCAGGTGCTGCTGGACCGGGTGGAGCTGCCCGTCGGGTTCGGGGAGGAACAGGCGATCGACTTGATCGGCTGGGGCCAGGGCCTGCGGCGCTCGGCACGCGACCCTTTCGTGCTCGATCTGGCCGCAGCCATCCGCGCCAAGCTGGACGGCCAGCCGGCGCCGAAGCCGCAGGGGCCGATGAAGCGCCTGCTGCACCGGGCCATGGCCGGCGGGATCAGCGCCGGGCTGGCGCTGGCGGCCGGGGCTTTTGCCACCAACGCGCTGAACCTGCAGCAGCACCTGTGCACGCTGCCCCTGGCGCAACCGGGTTTGTCGGATGCCTGCGGTGCGGCCGGGCTGGGCGGCCGGCCGCACCAGGCGCTGCGCCTGGCCCAGGAGAAGGAGCAGCAGGCCTGGGCCGCGCTGCCGGCGGGCGACTGTGCGGCCCTGCGGCGCTTCGTCGGCGACTGGCCCGGCGGCCTGCACCGGCCGGAGGCGGATGCGCGGCTGACCGCCCGCAGCCTCACACGCACGGAGCGCTGGGAGCCGAAGGAAGTGCGGATCTCGCAGTACCTGAGCGACAACAAGACCGGCGCCACCACCGAAGCCCGCGCCCGCGAACAGGCCCTGGCCGCCGGCCAGCGTGACGCCGAGCAGCGCTGCCGGCTCTACCCGGGCGGCCACCACCGCTTCGTCGGCGCGGTGGCCGAGGCGGGCGACTGGAGCTGCCATCGCGAAGCGGCCGGCTGGTTCTGCCGCGCGCAGGGCACGGCGGTCTGCCGGATGGAGGAGCGGGTGGAGACGGAGTTGGAGCGCTGCGGGGGCGGGTGA
- a CDS encoding 2-dehydropantoate 2-reductase yields the protein MSLPAQKSPQKICIVGAGAIGGLIAGWIAHRIPAVEAEVSVLARGETLAALRTRGLRIDEASAPEAAPIVVHPRAESDPAALGVQDVVIVAVKAPALAAVAPAVSRLIGPRTQVVVAMNGVPWWFFDGQPGPCRGLRLASVDAGDAVRTALPSRHVIGCVVHLGCSHLGPAHLRHGMGNGLILGDPFGAARATGAVGDAIAPALTGPDDPQSPERLAALADLLQRAGFAASVAPQIQREVWYKLWGNMSMNPISVLTRATLDRILDEPLTRGWASTLMREAQALGNAFGCPIDQDPEERHLMTRKIGAFKTSMLQDYEAGRPMEIDALVGAVSEIGRHLGLPTPNIDALLGLVRLADRSRG from the coding sequence ATGTCGCTGCCCGCCCAGAAGAGCCCTCAGAAGATCTGCATCGTCGGCGCCGGCGCCATCGGCGGCCTGATCGCCGGCTGGATCGCCCATCGCATTCCGGCCGTTGAGGCCGAGGTCAGCGTGCTGGCGCGCGGCGAGACGCTCGCGGCCCTGCGCACGCGCGGCCTGCGCATCGACGAGGCCAGCGCGCCCGAGGCTGCGCCGATCGTCGTCCACCCCCGCGCCGAGTCGGACCCCGCCGCGCTAGGCGTGCAGGACGTGGTGATCGTCGCCGTCAAGGCGCCCGCACTGGCGGCCGTCGCGCCGGCGGTCTCTCGGCTGATTGGCCCGCGCACCCAGGTCGTGGTGGCGATGAACGGCGTGCCCTGGTGGTTCTTCGACGGCCAACCCGGTCCCTGCCGGGGCCTGCGCCTGGCCAGCGTGGATGCGGGCGACGCGGTGCGAACGGCCCTCCCCAGCCGCCACGTCATCGGCTGCGTGGTGCACCTGGGCTGCAGCCACCTGGGCCCGGCGCACCTGCGCCACGGCATGGGCAACGGCCTGATCCTCGGCGACCCCTTTGGCGCGGCGCGGGCAACGGGCGCCGTGGGCGACGCCATCGCACCGGCGCTGACCGGGCCGGACGATCCGCAATCGCCCGAGCGCCTGGCCGCCCTGGCCGACCTGCTGCAGCGCGCCGGCTTTGCCGCCAGCGTGGCGCCGCAGATCCAGCGCGAGGTCTGGTACAAGCTCTGGGGCAACATGAGCATGAACCCGATCTCGGTGCTCACCCGTGCCACGCTGGACCGCATCCTCGACGAGCCGCTCACCCGCGGCTGGGCCAGCACCCTGATGCGCGAGGCCCAGGCCCTGGGCAACGCCTTCGGCTGCCCGATCGACCAGGACCCGGAGGAGCGCCACCTGATGACCCGCAAGATCGGCGCCTTCAAGACCTCGATGCTGCAGGACTACGAGGCCGGCCGGCCGATGGAGATCGACGCCCTGGTCGGCGCGGTCAGCGAGATCGGCCGCCACCTCGGCCTGCCCACGCCCAACATCGACGCGCTGCTCGGGCTGGTGCGGCTGGCGGATCGGTCGCGCGGCTGA
- a CDS encoding DUF3455 domain-containing protein, with translation MSTLRLAPLSLTLVTAGLAACGSMSGTGSMPMAAPFSQEILPDAVKVPTGHRVAWETVGVGEITYECRAKAGAADAFEWVFVGPKADLRSRQGRVVGSYFGPPATWAAQDGSSLTGAQLAVAPAGSGNIPLQLVKANPAKSLDGKGDLLGVSYIQRVATRGGVAPATACNGMAQGSRQVVQYQADYIFWKPV, from the coding sequence ATGTCGACCCTTCGCCTTGCCCCGCTTTCCCTGACCCTCGTGACCGCCGGCCTGGCTGCCTGCGGTTCGATGTCCGGCACCGGATCGATGCCGATGGCCGCACCGTTCAGCCAGGAGATCCTCCCCGATGCGGTCAAAGTGCCCACCGGCCACCGCGTGGCCTGGGAGACCGTCGGCGTCGGCGAGATCACCTACGAGTGCCGCGCCAAGGCGGGTGCGGCCGATGCCTTCGAATGGGTCTTCGTCGGTCCGAAGGCCGATCTGCGCTCGCGCCAGGGCCGGGTGGTGGGCAGCTACTTCGGCCCGCCGGCCACCTGGGCCGCACAGGACGGTTCGAGCCTCACCGGTGCGCAGCTGGCGGTCGCCCCGGCGGGCAGCGGCAACATCCCGCTGCAACTGGTCAAGGCCAATCCGGCCAAGTCCCTGGACGGCAAGGGCGATCTGCTGGGCGTGAGCTACATCCAGCGCGTGGCCACCCGGGGCGGCGTGGCCCCGGCGACGGCCTGCAACGGCATGGCGCAGGGCAGCCGCCAGGTGGTGCAGTACCAGGCCGACTACATCTTCTGGAAGCCCGTCTGA
- a CDS encoding 5-carboxymethyl-2-hydroxymuconate Delta-isomerase — protein MPHLVILYTANLDAPADQGGTDMSALCRRLADEMLVQRDEAGGNVFPPGGVRVLAYPAPHFAVADGGAAGRAAGVPGEYAFVYLHLRMARGRSAAVQQGVGRALEAVCKAHFASQLASRPIGVTLQIDEGPEVFDAKNSSLHPLFRKN, from the coding sequence ATGCCTCACCTCGTCATCCTCTACACCGCCAACCTCGATGCCCCCGCCGACCAGGGCGGCACGGACATGTCTGCGCTGTGCCGCCGACTGGCCGATGAGATGCTCGTCCAGCGCGACGAGGCGGGCGGCAACGTCTTCCCGCCCGGCGGCGTGCGCGTGCTGGCCTACCCGGCGCCGCACTTCGCGGTGGCGGATGGCGGGGCGGCGGGGCGCGCCGCGGGTGTGCCGGGCGAATACGCCTTCGTCTACCTCCACCTGCGCATGGCCCGGGGCCGCTCCGCTGCTGTGCAGCAGGGCGTGGGCCGGGCGCTGGAGGCGGTCTGCAAGGCGCACTTCGCCAGCCAACTCGCCAGCCGCCCGATTGGCGTGACGCTGCAGATCGACGAAGGCCCGGAGGTCTTCGACGCCAAGAACAGCTCGCTGCACCCGCTGTTCCGAAAGAACTGA
- a CDS encoding sigma-70 family RNA polymerase sigma factor, with product MPQRSEPLDHEAALAACARGERFALRVIYEREGRWLLGVVQRIVRDPARAEEVFQDAMLQVWSRAATFDPSLGSGRGWIYTVVRHQALKAVRREGIEDVLEPQALGDLADARQSAQHEALEANPLDTDRLERCLERLEPERRACVLHAFVDGYTHDQIARRLATPLGTVKAWIRRSLLALRECMA from the coding sequence ATGCCCCAACGCTCCGAGCCCCTGGACCACGAAGCCGCCCTGGCCGCCTGTGCCCGCGGCGAGCGCTTTGCCCTGCGGGTGATCTACGAGCGCGAGGGCCGCTGGCTGCTCGGCGTGGTGCAGCGCATCGTGCGCGACCCGGCCCGCGCCGAGGAGGTTTTCCAGGACGCGATGCTGCAGGTCTGGAGCCGTGCGGCCACCTTCGACCCCAGCCTGGGATCCGGCCGTGGCTGGATCTACACGGTGGTGCGCCACCAGGCGCTCAAGGCGGTGCGGCGTGAGGGCATCGAGGACGTCCTGGAGCCGCAGGCGTTGGGTGACCTGGCCGACGCCCGCCAGTCGGCGCAGCACGAAGCCCTGGAGGCGAACCCGTTGGACACCGATCGTCTGGAGCGCTGCCTGGAGCGTCTGGAGCCCGAGCGCCGCGCCTGCGTGCTGCATGCCTTCGTCGACGGCTACACCCACGACCAGATCGCCCGGCGCCTGGCCACCCCGCTGGGCACCGTCAAGGCCTGGATCCGCCGCTCGCTGCTCGCGCTGCGGGAGTGCATGGCATGA
- a CDS encoding class II aldolase/adducin family protein: MTAAFIRPERFSAEEWEARVQLAACYRIFDHLGWTELIYNHISLRVPGPEGDAGCYLINPFGLHYREVRASNLVKVDREGRIVGNSDWPVNPAGITFHGQIHAQVPDAHCVMHVHTTPTLAVCCQEEGLSFTNFYSAQLWGQVAYHDFEGITVRADEGGRILDSAGDKRVLLLRNHGPVVIGQTLPHALSLMWLVQRACEVQLAAQSMGGALRPIPVPVLERCVADSLNFNPRFGAGADSFAALQRIVDGIDPSYRS, from the coding sequence ATGACCGCTGCCTTCATCCGCCCCGAACGTTTCAGTGCTGAAGAGTGGGAGGCCCGCGTGCAGCTCGCGGCCTGCTACCGCATCTTCGACCACCTGGGCTGGACGGAGCTGATCTACAACCACATCTCGCTGCGCGTGCCCGGCCCCGAGGGCGACGCCGGCTGCTACCTGATCAATCCCTTCGGCCTGCACTACCGCGAGGTGCGCGCCTCCAACCTGGTCAAGGTGGACCGCGAGGGCCGCATCGTCGGCAACTCCGATTGGCCGGTGAACCCGGCGGGCATCACCTTCCACGGCCAGATCCACGCCCAGGTGCCGGATGCGCACTGCGTCATGCACGTGCACACCACGCCGACGCTGGCGGTGTGCTGCCAGGAGGAGGGGCTGTCCTTCACCAACTTCTACTCGGCGCAGCTCTGGGGCCAGGTGGCGTACCACGACTTCGAGGGCATCACCGTGCGCGCCGACGAGGGCGGCCGCATCCTCGACAGCGCCGGCGACAAGCGCGTGCTGCTGCTGCGCAACCACGGCCCGGTGGTGATCGGCCAGACCCTGCCGCACGCCCTGTCGCTGATGTGGCTGGTGCAGCGCGCCTGCGAGGTGCAGCTGGCCGCGCAGTCGATGGGCGGCGCGCTGCGCCCGATCCCCGTGCCGGTGCTGGAGCGTTGCGTGGCCGACTCGCTGAACTTCAACCCCAGGTTCGGCGCCGGGGCGGACAGCTTTGCCGCGTTGCAGCGCATCGTCGACGGGATCGATCCGAGCTACCGGAGCTGA
- the hpaD gene encoding 3,4-dihydroxyphenylacetate 2,3-dioxygenase, whose product MGKLALVGKITHVPSMYLSELPGERQGSRQDAIDGHIEIGRRCRELGVDTLVVFDTHWLVNANYHINCAPHFKGLYTSNELPHFISNMPFECPGNPALGKLLGQVCNEYGVETLAHDATTLDPEYGTLVPMRYMNADQHFKAISVSALCTVHYLNDSARLGWAMRKAVEEHYDGSVAFLASGSLSHRFAQNGLAPEFAFKIWSPFLETLDKEVVAMWQRGDWATFCEMLPEYAVKGHGEGMMHDTAMMLGALGWSEYEGRAEIITPYFGASGTGQLNAVFPVTPVSGKAIPAAQASAADGYRAFPRL is encoded by the coding sequence ATGGGCAAATTGGCTCTCGTCGGCAAGATCACCCACGTCCCGTCCATGTACCTGAGCGAGCTGCCCGGTGAACGCCAGGGCTCGCGCCAGGACGCCATCGACGGCCACATCGAGATCGGTCGGCGCTGCCGTGAGCTGGGCGTGGACACCCTCGTCGTGTTCGACACCCACTGGCTGGTCAACGCGAATTACCACATCAACTGCGCGCCGCACTTCAAGGGGCTGTACACCAGCAACGAGCTGCCGCACTTCATCTCCAACATGCCCTTCGAGTGCCCCGGCAACCCGGCGCTGGGCAAGCTGCTCGGCCAGGTCTGCAACGAATACGGCGTCGAGACCCTGGCGCACGACGCCACCACGCTGGACCCGGAGTACGGCACCCTGGTGCCGATGCGCTACATGAACGCCGACCAGCACTTCAAGGCCATCTCGGTGTCCGCGCTGTGCACGGTGCACTACCTCAACGACAGTGCGCGGCTGGGCTGGGCCATGCGCAAGGCGGTGGAGGAGCACTACGACGGCAGCGTGGCCTTCCTGGCCAGCGGGTCCTTGAGCCACCGCTTCGCCCAGAACGGCCTGGCGCCAGAGTTCGCCTTCAAGATCTGGAGCCCCTTCTTGGAGACGCTGGACAAGGAAGTGGTCGCGATGTGGCAGCGCGGCGACTGGGCCACCTTCTGCGAGATGCTGCCCGAGTACGCCGTCAAGGGCCACGGCGAAGGGATGATGCACGACACCGCGATGATGCTGGGCGCCCTCGGCTGGTCCGAGTACGAAGGCCGGGCAGAGATCATCACGCCCTACTTCGGCGCCTCCGGCACCGGCCAGCTCAACGCGGTCTTCCCGGTCACGCCGGTGAGTGGGAAGGCGATTCCGGCGGCCCAGGCTTCTGCTGCGGACGGCTACCGCGCCTTCCCCCGGCTGTAA
- a CDS encoding ImmA/IrrE family metallo-endopeptidase, which produces MERIQAINPDRILWCCADRGITPETMAADLGLAATTLERALTGGEGLTLAQLRKVAAYFGRGLLFFLDPAPVQAEQVHTPEFRTLANQKPDLSATLKALIERTERQRDIYLSLREDLDVEDFPAFDPPALGRRQPAAAAAVARSWLGLGERNDFERYRQAIEAQGILVFRSNGYAGQWQIPKDSPILGFCLYHRECPVIVVKKQAAEAQQVFTLMHELGHLLLRQASSIDDDHDLHVAHGDEREANAFAGHLLVPDTFLRRIDATGQPAAVEEFDRWLEPHRRAWGVSGEVIVRRLLDAGRLSPEDYRAYRGWKAAQTFAEDDGGNRTWRHREPRHIFGDRFVRSVLDALAAHQISLPKASSYLDGLKIADLHKLERHCAGA; this is translated from the coding sequence ATGGAACGCATCCAGGCCATCAATCCCGACCGCATCCTCTGGTGCTGTGCCGACCGCGGCATCACCCCGGAGACGATGGCGGCCGACCTGGGCCTGGCTGCGACCACCCTGGAGCGGGCACTGACAGGGGGTGAAGGGCTGACGCTGGCCCAGCTGCGCAAGGTGGCCGCGTACTTCGGCCGCGGACTGCTGTTCTTCCTCGACCCGGCGCCGGTGCAGGCCGAGCAGGTGCACACCCCGGAGTTCCGCACGCTGGCGAACCAGAAGCCGGACCTGTCTGCGACGCTCAAAGCGCTGATCGAACGTACCGAGCGCCAGCGGGACATCTACCTGAGCCTGCGCGAGGACCTCGATGTGGAGGACTTCCCGGCCTTCGACCCGCCCGCGCTGGGCCGCCGGCAACCCGCCGCGGCTGCAGCCGTGGCCCGCAGCTGGCTGGGCCTGGGTGAGCGCAACGACTTCGAGCGCTACCGACAGGCCATCGAGGCGCAGGGCATCCTGGTGTTCCGCAGCAATGGCTACGCGGGCCAGTGGCAGATCCCGAAGGACAGCCCGATCCTGGGCTTTTGCCTGTATCACCGCGAATGCCCTGTCATCGTGGTGAAGAAGCAGGCGGCCGAGGCCCAGCAGGTGTTCACGCTGATGCACGAGCTGGGGCACCTGCTGCTGCGCCAGGCCAGCTCGATCGACGATGACCACGACCTGCATGTGGCGCACGGAGACGAACGCGAGGCCAATGCCTTCGCCGGGCACCTGCTTGTGCCGGACACCTTCCTGCGCCGCATCGACGCCACCGGCCAGCCCGCGGCGGTGGAGGAGTTCGACCGCTGGCTGGAGCCGCATCGCCGCGCCTGGGGCGTGAGCGGCGAGGTGATCGTGCGCCGACTGCTCGATGCCGGTCGGCTATCGCCCGAGGACTACCGGGCCTACCGCGGCTGGAAGGCCGCCCAGACCTTTGCGGAAGACGACGGCGGCAACCGGACCTGGCGGCACCGGGAGCCCCGGCACATCTTCGGCGACCGCTTCGTGCGCTCGGTGCTGGACGCGTTGGCCGCCCACCAGATCAGCCTGCCCAAGGCGAGCAGCTACCTGGACGGACTGAAGATCGCCGACCTGCACAAGCTGGAGCGCCACTGTGCAGGTGCTTGA